The following coding sequences lie in one Chelatococcus sp. YT9 genomic window:
- a CDS encoding ABC transporter ATP-binding protein, whose protein sequence is MVSPLLSVEDLKVRIRGNPEAQLLRGVSLSIDRGETLAVVGESGCGKSLTSLSVMGLLPDGLEKHGGLIRFDGADLPVTNNEAMRKIRGRRIGMVFQEPMAALNPVFSIGDQVAEVIHEHETVSRAEAMARVVDLLAQVRLPEPARIIHEYPHRLSGGQRQRVVIAMALACRPDLLIADEPTTALDVTVQAQIMGLLHDLQQATGIAILLITHNLGLVAQTADRVAVMYAGRKVEEATTRTLFARPQHPYTRGLLAATPRPGRRRPGEPPLTEIPGVVPAITDMPSGCRFRPRCTLATSECSQDDPPFVNGVACHHAAASRELAL, encoded by the coding sequence ATGGTCTCCCCCTTGCTGAGCGTTGAAGACCTTAAGGTCCGCATTCGCGGCAACCCGGAGGCACAGTTGCTGCGCGGGGTTTCCCTGTCCATCGACCGCGGCGAGACATTGGCGGTGGTTGGCGAGAGCGGATGCGGCAAGTCCCTCACATCACTTTCGGTCATGGGCCTTCTTCCCGACGGCCTTGAGAAGCATGGAGGCCTTATCCGCTTCGATGGCGCTGATCTTCCGGTGACGAACAACGAGGCCATGCGCAAAATCCGGGGACGTCGCATCGGAATGGTCTTTCAGGAGCCGATGGCCGCTCTCAATCCCGTCTTTTCCATCGGTGACCAGGTCGCCGAGGTCATTCATGAGCACGAGACGGTGAGCCGTGCCGAGGCTATGGCGCGCGTCGTCGACCTGCTCGCGCAGGTACGCTTGCCAGAGCCGGCCCGCATCATTCACGAATATCCGCATCGCCTCTCTGGGGGGCAAAGGCAACGCGTGGTGATCGCCATGGCGCTGGCCTGCCGACCGGACCTGCTGATTGCGGACGAACCCACGACGGCGCTCGATGTCACCGTGCAGGCGCAGATCATGGGGCTGCTGCACGACCTGCAGCAGGCAACGGGAATAGCGATCCTGCTGATTACCCATAATCTCGGCCTGGTGGCGCAAACGGCAGACCGCGTCGCTGTGATGTATGCAGGACGCAAGGTCGAGGAAGCGACGACGCGCACGCTATTCGCCCGGCCACAGCATCCCTACACGCGCGGACTTCTGGCTGCGACACCTCGGCCAGGGCGGCGCCGACCCGGTGAGCCTCCGCTGACGGAGATTCCTGGCGTTGTTCCAGCGATCACCGACATGCCGTCGGGCTGCCGTTTCCGGCCCCGCTGCACGCTGGCCACTAGTGAGTGCAGTCAGGATGATCCACCGTTTGTTAATGGCGTCGCCTGCCACCACGCAGCTGCCTCCCGGGAGCTTGCGCTATGA
- a CDS encoding UbiD family decarboxylase, whose product MRRFIEDLAQRGELGVVRRPVDPRHQLAAVTKAVQKAGEQAVLFETVEGTDLPVVSNLYGSHDRLCRLIGAGDGKTFCQRWIELTDACIAAQDDDVLEQAPASVQAEFVAGRLSDLPAVTYHARDAGPYFTSAIFLAREPDSGVPNLSFHRAMQVSDEELRVRLGSTHDLARYQAKAEQRGQPLEAALLLSCPPDIFLAACASLPYEASELAMAAKISGGKLAMRRCETIDLDVPASVDIVVEGRFLPNVKRPEGPFGEFMGNYVGVGDNHVFEVSHVSYRPGAVFHGLVCGSPEDLRPLEAVTAARIYRHVASQMPGVIDVCCRPNVMISIIKIRKTYEGQGKHAILAALGSHLDYNKVVIVVDEDVDIYDLDDVMWAYMTRGRADTRAMILNDIPGFYRDPHKDHWGRLCIDATMPFGREAEFARKTIPGEDAVDLSQWLA is encoded by the coding sequence ATGCGGCGATTCATCGAAGATCTGGCCCAACGCGGCGAACTTGGCGTTGTGCGCCGCCCGGTCGATCCGCGCCACCAACTCGCGGCCGTCACCAAGGCCGTGCAGAAGGCGGGCGAGCAGGCGGTACTGTTCGAGACCGTCGAAGGCACGGACCTCCCGGTCGTATCCAATCTCTACGGCAGCCACGACCGGCTTTGCCGGCTGATCGGCGCCGGCGACGGCAAGACCTTCTGCCAGCGTTGGATCGAACTCACGGACGCCTGTATCGCCGCGCAGGACGACGACGTGCTGGAACAGGCGCCCGCCTCGGTCCAGGCGGAATTCGTCGCGGGCCGGCTCTCGGACCTGCCGGCTGTCACCTACCACGCCCGGGATGCGGGCCCCTATTTCACATCGGCCATCTTCCTGGCACGCGAGCCCGACAGCGGCGTGCCCAACCTGTCCTTCCACCGCGCCATGCAGGTCTCGGATGAGGAATTGCGGGTCCGCCTCGGCTCAACGCACGACCTCGCCCGCTACCAGGCCAAGGCGGAACAGCGCGGGCAGCCGCTGGAGGCAGCACTGCTCCTGTCCTGCCCGCCGGACATCTTCCTTGCCGCCTGCGCCTCCCTGCCCTACGAGGCGTCGGAACTGGCGATGGCCGCCAAGATCAGCGGCGGCAAGCTCGCGATGCGGCGCTGTGAGACGATCGATCTCGACGTCCCCGCTTCGGTGGATATCGTCGTCGAAGGCCGCTTCCTGCCCAACGTCAAGCGGCCGGAAGGACCGTTCGGCGAATTCATGGGCAATTATGTCGGCGTCGGCGACAACCATGTCTTCGAGGTCAGCCATGTGAGCTACAGGCCCGGCGCCGTCTTCCACGGGCTGGTGTGCGGCTCGCCGGAGGACCTGCGGCCCCTGGAGGCCGTCACCGCGGCCCGCATCTATCGCCACGTGGCCTCTCAGATGCCTGGCGTCATCGATGTCTGCTGCCGCCCCAATGTGATGATTTCCATCATCAAAATCCGAAAAACCTACGAGGGCCAGGGCAAGCATGCCATCCTCGCGGCGCTTGGCTCCCATCTCGACTACAACAAGGTCGTCATCGTGGTGGACGAGGACGTGGACATCTACGATCTCGACGACGTGATGTGGGCCTATATGACGCGCGGCCGCGCCGATACCCGGGCCATGATCCTGAACGACATTCCCGGTTTCTATCGTGACCCCCACAAGGATCATTGGGGTCGGCTCTGCATCGACGCGACCATGCCCTTCGGCCGCGAGGCAGAATTCGCGCGCAAGACCATCCCCGGCGAGGACGCGGTCGATCTCAGCCAATGGCTGGCGTGA
- a CDS encoding RidA family protein, with the protein MKNRIFSGAPSEDFAGYAKAVIDGPTIYVSGTMGQDATGALPEGVTEQARNALASIDAALVKAGASLKNAVACRVYITDPGYLKEVALVLGEVFRDIRPTNTLLVCQLPAPGAKIEIEVTASTRV; encoded by the coding sequence ATGAAGAACCGGATCTTCTCCGGAGCACCGTCCGAGGACTTCGCCGGCTATGCCAAGGCGGTGATCGACGGCCCGACGATTTATGTCTCGGGCACGATGGGGCAGGATGCCACGGGAGCCTTGCCCGAAGGCGTGACGGAACAGGCACGCAATGCGCTCGCCTCCATCGACGCGGCACTGGTCAAGGCAGGCGCCAGCCTGAAGAACGCGGTCGCCTGCCGAGTCTACATCACAGATCCCGGTTATCTCAAGGAGGTGGCGCTCGTCCTGGGCGAGGTCTTCCGGGATATCCGCCCGACCAACACGCTCCTTGTCTGCCAGCTTCCCGCACCCGGTGCCAAAATAGAGATCGAGGTGACGGCCTCGACGCGCGTGTAG
- a CDS encoding ABC transporter permease, translating into MSAPRRKLPLRFIGRRLLQALLTILGIAIINFFLLQLAPGDAADALAGEAGTADAEYLANLRREFGLDRPLWEQLAAFLMRLATFNLGYSFRYGEAISTLILNRLPASLLLMVASILIALMLGVLFGVTAARYFNRLPDRLISLLALLFYATPPFWIGLMMILVFSVWLGWAPTGGMRDITAQDRGIAGVLDVLRHLALPALTQAFFYLAIYTRLVRAGMLEVLSLDYIRVARAKGISERRIAYRHALRNAVLPLITVVGTNIGGFLGGAVLTETVFSWPGIGRLMFDAMMQRDLNLLLSILVLSSVFVVLANLLVDLLYPVINPTVELR; encoded by the coding sequence ATGTCAGCACCGCGACGCAAGCTGCCGCTCCGTTTCATCGGCAGGAGACTTCTCCAGGCCCTGCTGACGATCCTCGGCATTGCGATCATCAATTTCTTTCTTCTGCAACTGGCGCCGGGCGATGCGGCGGACGCGCTGGCTGGCGAGGCGGGGACCGCTGATGCGGAATACCTGGCCAATCTCCGACGAGAATTCGGTCTTGACCGCCCCCTGTGGGAACAACTCGCAGCCTTTCTCATGCGGCTTGCCACATTTAACCTCGGCTATTCCTTTCGTTATGGCGAGGCCATTTCCACACTGATCTTGAATAGACTTCCGGCTTCACTGCTGCTCATGGTCGCAAGCATCCTCATTGCACTCATGCTCGGTGTCCTTTTCGGCGTGACGGCCGCGCGCTACTTCAATCGCCTACCCGACCGGCTGATCTCGCTGTTGGCACTTCTTTTTTATGCCACGCCCCCTTTCTGGATCGGTCTGATGATGATCCTCGTCTTCTCGGTGTGGCTCGGGTGGGCACCGACAGGTGGCATGCGTGACATTACCGCGCAGGACCGCGGCATAGCTGGCGTGCTCGACGTGCTCCGCCACCTCGCCCTTCCTGCTTTGACCCAGGCATTCTTTTATCTTGCCATCTACACGCGGCTGGTGCGCGCGGGCATGCTGGAGGTGCTGAGCCTCGACTACATCCGCGTCGCCCGCGCCAAAGGCATCTCGGAGCGCCGCATCGCCTACCGGCATGCGCTCCGCAACGCGGTGCTGCCCCTCATTACTGTGGTTGGAACGAACATCGGCGGCTTTCTCGGCGGCGCGGTATTGACGGAAACCGTGTTCTCCTGGCCGGGGATCGGCCGGCTGATGTTTGACGCGATGATGCAGCGCGATCTCAATCTGCTGCTGTCAATCCTGGTTCTTAGTTCGGTTTTCGTTGTGCTTGCTAATCTCTTGGTGGACTTGCTCTATCCTGTGATCAACCCGACGGTGGAGCTGCGGTAA
- a CDS encoding ATP-binding cassette domain-containing protein has product MTPILAVRDLHCSFATTRGPVHAVQGVSLDLHPGETLALVGESGCGKTTLARCILGLQKPTSGEVLLDGDNLVGLSRREARRHRPRMQCVFQDPFASLNPRKRVEDLIREPLDVQGIGTAAERRRQVRELMERVGLRPDWGRRFPHEFSGGQRQRIGIARALSLRPAVLICDEPVSALDVSVQAQIINLLWELQRDLGMSYLFITHDLMLVENFADRVAMMYKGKIVEEGPAYEVWRNPQHEFTRTLIDAIPVPDPDTPLGSGRSAFTE; this is encoded by the coding sequence ATGACCCCGATCCTGGCGGTGCGCGATCTCCATTGCAGTTTCGCGACGACACGCGGGCCGGTCCACGCGGTGCAGGGCGTGAGCCTCGATCTCCATCCGGGGGAGACGTTGGCGCTCGTGGGGGAATCGGGATGTGGCAAGACGACGTTGGCGCGCTGCATTCTTGGTCTCCAGAAGCCGACATCCGGCGAAGTGCTGCTGGACGGAGACAATCTGGTCGGTCTGTCGCGACGCGAGGCCAGACGGCACAGGCCGCGCATGCAGTGCGTCTTTCAAGATCCTTTTGCCTCGCTCAACCCGCGCAAGCGGGTGGAGGACTTGATCCGCGAGCCGCTCGACGTGCAGGGCATCGGAACGGCAGCTGAGCGGCGCCGACAGGTGCGCGAGCTGATGGAGCGTGTCGGCCTGCGGCCGGACTGGGGCAGGCGCTTCCCCCATGAGTTCTCCGGCGGCCAGCGCCAGCGCATCGGAATCGCACGGGCGCTCTCGCTGCGGCCCGCCGTGCTCATCTGCGACGAGCCCGTCTCCGCTCTTGATGTGTCCGTCCAGGCGCAGATCATCAACCTGCTCTGGGAACTCCAGCGCGATCTCGGCATGAGCTATTTGTTCATCACCCACGACCTGATGCTCGTCGAGAACTTCGCTGACCGGGTCGCCATGATGTACAAGGGCAAGATCGTCGAGGAAGGGCCAGCCTATGAGGTCTGGCGCAATCCGCAGCATGAATTCACCCGCACGCTGATCGACGCCATCCCCGTGCCCGATCCGGATACGCCGCTTGGGTCGGGGCGTTCCGCGTTCACCGAGTAG
- the kynA gene encoding tryptophan 2,3-dioxygenase yields the protein MTEPYDPSVEGAEMSFDRKMSYGDYLHLDEVLGAQRPLSGAHDELLFIIQHQTSELWMKLAIHEMRSASRALRDDQLQPAFKMLTRVARIFDQLNSAWDVLRTMTPSEYNIMRPSLGQSSGFQSWQYRAIEYLAGNRNLAMLRPHEHRPETLGQLESILSEPSIYDEAIALLRRNGFDVGDEPRTDIRQTRAINPKVREAWRQIYADPQHHWPLYELAEKLVDFEDYFRRWRFNHVTTVERIIGFKRGTGGTGGVSYLRRMLEVELFPELWHVRSDL from the coding sequence ATGACCGAGCCTTACGATCCCTCCGTCGAAGGCGCGGAAATGTCCTTCGACCGCAAAATGTCATACGGCGATTATCTCCATCTCGACGAGGTGCTGGGCGCGCAGAGGCCGCTTTCAGGAGCGCATGACGAGCTTCTGTTCATCATCCAGCATCAGACCTCGGAATTGTGGATGAAGCTTGCCATCCATGAGATGCGCTCGGCTTCGCGTGCGCTGCGGGATGACCAGTTGCAGCCGGCCTTTAAGATGCTGACGCGGGTCGCCCGCATCTTTGATCAGCTCAATTCCGCCTGGGATGTGCTCCGGACCATGACGCCGTCCGAATACAACATCATGCGGCCATCGCTCGGTCAGTCCTCCGGCTTCCAGTCATGGCAATACCGGGCCATCGAATATTTGGCGGGCAACCGCAACTTGGCGATGCTGCGGCCGCACGAGCACAGGCCGGAAACGCTCGGCCAGCTGGAGAGCATTCTGTCCGAGCCCTCCATCTACGACGAGGCGATCGCGCTTCTCCGGCGCAACGGCTTCGACGTGGGCGACGAACCGCGGACCGATATCCGCCAGACCAGAGCTATCAATCCGAAGGTGCGGGAGGCGTGGCGGCAGATTTATGCCGACCCCCAGCACCATTGGCCGTTGTACGAATTGGCTGAGAAGCTCGTCGACTTCGAGGATTATTTCCGCCGCTGGCGCTTCAACCACGTGACCACGGTGGAGCGCATCATTGGCTTCAAGCGCGGCACCGGCGGCACCGGCGGGGTTTCCTATCTGCGCCGGATGCTCGAGGTAGAGCTGTTCCCCGAACTCTGGCATGTCCGATCCGACCTTTAG
- a CDS encoding ABC transporter permease, whose protein sequence is MRYVWLVLRNWTTALGILLLAAVVMMALTAHLVFPSDPYEMVGVPLTWPGQEPETLLGTDSLGRDMAAGLFYGARVSLLVGFSSAFVAATVGVIVGAFAGYYGGWTDDVLMRITELFQTTPQFMLALAVVAVLGPSVTVIIFSLATVSWPAVARLVRGEFMVMRDRAFVHGCIVAGMSDLRIIFAQILPNVVPVIIVMSTILVATAILMESAISFLGFGDPNVLTWGTMIGMGRGQLRDAWYIIAIPGVALLLTALALNLVGEGLNDALNPRLKQRKG, encoded by the coding sequence ATGCGCTACGTCTGGCTTGTCCTGCGCAACTGGACGACAGCGCTCGGCATCCTGCTGCTGGCTGCCGTCGTGATGATGGCGTTGACCGCGCATCTGGTCTTTCCAAGCGATCCCTACGAGATGGTAGGCGTGCCCCTCACCTGGCCCGGGCAGGAGCCCGAAACCCTACTCGGAACCGACAGTCTCGGCCGCGACATGGCGGCCGGGCTCTTCTACGGCGCCCGAGTGTCGCTGCTGGTCGGTTTTTCCTCCGCCTTCGTGGCAGCGACGGTGGGCGTCATCGTCGGTGCTTTTGCCGGCTACTATGGCGGATGGACCGATGACGTCCTGATGCGCATCACGGAGCTGTTCCAGACGACCCCGCAGTTCATGCTGGCGCTCGCTGTGGTCGCCGTCCTCGGGCCGTCGGTCACGGTCATCATCTTTTCGCTGGCCACCGTATCCTGGCCGGCTGTCGCGCGGCTCGTGCGCGGCGAATTCATGGTCATGCGCGACCGAGCTTTCGTGCATGGCTGTATCGTCGCCGGCATGAGCGACTTGCGCATCATCTTTGCCCAAATCCTGCCCAACGTCGTGCCGGTCATCATCGTCATGTCCACAATCCTGGTCGCAACGGCGATCCTCATGGAATCGGCGATCTCCTTCCTTGGCTTCGGAGACCCGAATGTGCTGACGTGGGGCACCATGATCGGCATGGGGCGTGGTCAGTTGCGGGACGCCTGGTACATCATCGCCATTCCCGGCGTGGCGTTGCTGCTCACCGCACTTGCACTCAATCTGGTTGGTGAGGGCCTCAATGACGCGCTCAACCCACGCCTGAAGCAAAGGAAGGGATGA
- a CDS encoding aldehyde dehydrogenase family protein, with protein MTRTLDIRNPRTGANDYAITPLSREALEARCAELRAGQPAWLALGIDGRAKAMLALCDAVDRHYDAILEALCADTGRYEWSVNEIEGLKGITRMRCATAAEALAEATGSSSDPTLRFQQQHVPYELVGIISPWNYPLILCMIDAITALLAGSAVAIKPSEVTPRFIKPFRAAIAEVEHLRDVLDVFEGDGETGAMIVDLTDTLVFTGSVRTGRKVQERAAAQFKTVFLELGGSDPAVVLDSAEPDFAAEIIVRGSVENAGQLCCAIERVYVQRGVYEAVCERVVARMKALIMNTADIKQGELGPVIFARQADILRDQLADALAKGAKVLTGGRIITHGGGLWCEPTVLVNVTQDMAIMRDETFGPIIPIMAFDTEEDAIRLANDTEFGLSAAVIGEEAKAIAIGSRINAGGLWINDFDTMGGVGARAEKTAFGCSGLGGTRYGYGGFRRFLRKKAIVIRSVAA; from the coding sequence ATGACCCGCACGCTCGATATCCGCAATCCGCGTACCGGCGCCAATGACTATGCGATAACGCCCCTGAGCCGTGAGGCGCTGGAGGCGCGCTGCGCGGAACTGCGCGCTGGCCAGCCTGCATGGCTGGCGTTGGGCATCGATGGCCGGGCGAAGGCGATGCTGGCCCTGTGCGATGCGGTGGACCGCCACTATGACGCGATCCTTGAGGCGCTCTGCGCCGACACCGGTCGTTACGAGTGGTCGGTCAATGAAATCGAAGGCCTCAAGGGCATCACGCGCATGCGCTGCGCCACGGCAGCCGAGGCGCTCGCGGAGGCGACGGGCTCTTCCTCCGATCCGACGCTGCGCTTCCAGCAGCAGCACGTGCCCTACGAACTGGTGGGCATCATTTCGCCGTGGAACTACCCCCTTATCCTCTGCATGATCGACGCGATCACGGCGCTGCTCGCCGGCTCGGCCGTCGCCATCAAGCCGTCTGAGGTCACGCCACGCTTCATCAAGCCTTTCCGCGCGGCTATCGCAGAGGTTGAGCATCTGCGGGACGTGCTCGACGTCTTCGAGGGTGACGGGGAGACGGGTGCGATGATCGTTGATCTCACCGACACGCTGGTCTTCACGGGCTCGGTGCGTACCGGCCGTAAGGTGCAGGAGCGCGCCGCCGCCCAGTTCAAGACCGTGTTCCTCGAACTCGGCGGCAGCGACCCGGCTGTCGTGCTGGACAGTGCCGAGCCCGATTTCGCGGCGGAGATCATCGTGCGCGGGTCAGTGGAGAACGCGGGCCAGCTCTGCTGCGCCATCGAGCGCGTTTATGTACAGCGTGGCGTCTACGAGGCCGTATGCGAGCGGGTCGTCGCGCGCATGAAGGCGCTCATCATGAACACCGCCGACATCAAGCAGGGGGAACTCGGGCCGGTGATCTTCGCCCGTCAGGCGGACATACTGCGCGACCAGCTCGCCGATGCGCTCGCCAAGGGCGCCAAGGTGCTGACCGGTGGCCGCATCATCACCCATGGCGGCGGGCTCTGGTGCGAACCGACGGTTCTGGTCAACGTCACACAGGACATGGCCATCATGCGCGACGAGACCTTTGGTCCCATCATCCCGATCATGGCCTTCGACACGGAAGAGGACGCGATCAGATTGGCCAATGACACGGAATTCGGGCTGTCCGCAGCAGTCATCGGCGAGGAGGCCAAGGCCATCGCGATCGGCAGCCGCATCAATGCCGGTGGCTTGTGGATCAACGATTTCGACACGATGGGCGGTGTCGGGGCCCGCGCCGAGAAAACGGCCTTCGGCTGTTCGGGCCTCGGGGGTACGCGCTATGGTTATGGGGGCTTTCGCCGCTTTCTACGCAAGAAGGCGATCGTCATCCGTTCGGTGGCTGCTTGA
- the kynU gene encoding kynureninase, which translates to MIDFTKTRAAFHLPEGVVYLDGNSLGPLPVAAGERLARMLTQEWGDQLIRGWNTAGWYVQPRKVGDRVARLIGAAPGTVVMGDTLSIKVYQALSAALEFVPERRVVLSDSGNFPSDLYIAQGLLASLGRGYELKIVKPEEIEDAIDERVAVTLITEVDYRTGRLHDMKRLTAKAHAAGAVTVWDLAHSAGALDVNVTEADADFAVGCTYKYLNGGPGAPAFIYVAPRHADQARPSLSGWMGHDAPFAFDLDYRPAPGIERMRVGTPPVIALTVLDTALDIWEGVDLRDVRAQSINLSEQFIAGVEANCPGLELGSPRDPAARGSQVSFRHPHAYAVMQALIARGVIGDFRAPDSMRFGFTPLYLGEAEIDKAVTVLAEVLDKRLWDTPDYHHKAAVT; encoded by the coding sequence ATGATCGACTTCACGAAAACCCGCGCAGCCTTCCACCTCCCTGAGGGTGTCGTCTATCTGGACGGCAATTCGCTCGGGCCTCTGCCCGTCGCGGCTGGCGAGCGCCTGGCGCGGATGTTGACGCAGGAATGGGGTGACCAGCTCATTCGCGGCTGGAACACCGCCGGATGGTATGTGCAGCCCCGCAAGGTCGGCGACCGGGTGGCACGGCTGATCGGCGCGGCGCCAGGCACCGTGGTGATGGGCGATACCTTGTCGATCAAGGTCTATCAAGCGCTGTCCGCGGCGCTCGAATTCGTGCCCGAGCGGCGCGTCGTGCTGTCCGATAGCGGCAATTTTCCGTCCGATCTCTATATCGCTCAGGGACTTTTGGCTTCTCTCGGGCGTGGCTACGAACTGAAGATCGTCAAGCCTGAGGAGATTGAAGATGCCATCGACGAGCGTGTTGCCGTCACGCTCATCACTGAAGTCGACTATCGCACCGGCCGTCTCCACGACATGAAGCGCCTCACCGCCAAGGCCCATGCGGCCGGAGCGGTGACGGTCTGGGATCTGGCGCATTCCGCCGGAGCCCTCGACGTCAATGTGACGGAAGCGGACGCGGATTTCGCGGTCGGCTGCACCTATAAATATCTAAATGGTGGGCCCGGCGCGCCTGCCTTCATCTATGTCGCGCCTCGGCACGCCGACCAGGCGCGCCCGAGCCTGTCCGGCTGGATGGGTCATGATGCGCCTTTCGCCTTCGATCTGGACTATCGCCCCGCGCCCGGAATCGAACGGATGCGCGTCGGCACCCCGCCTGTCATAGCCTTGACGGTGCTCGATACCGCTCTCGACATCTGGGAGGGCGTCGACCTGCGCGATGTACGAGCCCAGTCGATCAATCTAAGCGAGCAGTTCATCGCCGGGGTGGAAGCGAACTGCCCGGGCCTCGAACTCGGCAGTCCGCGCGACCCGGCGGCGCGAGGCAGCCAAGTGTCCTTCCGCCACCCCCACGCCTATGCCGTCATGCAGGCTTTGATCGCCAGAGGTGTGATCGGCGACTTCCGGGCACCGGATTCCATGCGTTTCGGCTTCACGCCCCTCTATCTCGGCGAGGCCGAAATCGACAAGGCGGTGACCGTGCTGGCCGAGGTTCTGGACAAGCGGCTGTGGGACACGCCTGATTACCATCACAAGGCAGCCGTGACATGA
- a CDS encoding AraC family transcriptional regulator, whose protein sequence is MDDCEDAAGARGLFRAYFGGPEGTVAATFRNLAKSEVYLEVDKRLGLFHACFDLPQEEGRGGWRFLSPSEGIFVVLTDCEYTTMRHERVAAEGLLEFHFLLAGPVELSLPQERDATAPTNVSLIVCQQAEGMAYDVVCQPGTYKMASFYVRPELLKESFGMDVSHSMARQLLSPREGTMAMSEQKIDPEFLRLLRDLFEMKFTGPRDLPLAAARIIELLVLSVDAIDRGGKAEEQSIVFTARELAMFDRARDVLASDFSESQTIPRLARKLGTNATKLKSGFRLLYGTTIFAYRNRHRMRCAMQLLAESDTPIATVAQAVGFRHQASFTSAFRAHFGLTPKQARQRLVPTDPP, encoded by the coding sequence ATGGACGATTGTGAAGACGCGGCTGGTGCAAGGGGGCTGTTCCGCGCCTATTTCGGCGGGCCGGAGGGAACGGTTGCCGCCACGTTTCGCAACCTGGCAAAATCCGAAGTGTACCTTGAGGTCGACAAACGGCTCGGCCTGTTCCACGCATGCTTTGATCTGCCTCAGGAGGAGGGGAGAGGGGGGTGGCGTTTCCTGTCCCCTTCCGAAGGCATATTCGTGGTTCTGACTGACTGCGAATACACCACGATGCGCCATGAGCGCGTGGCCGCGGAGGGCTTGCTCGAGTTTCATTTCCTGCTCGCGGGTCCGGTCGAGCTCTCACTTCCCCAGGAGCGAGACGCGACCGCCCCGACCAACGTTTCGCTGATCGTCTGTCAGCAGGCGGAAGGGATGGCTTACGACGTGGTCTGTCAGCCCGGAACCTACAAGATGGCGAGTTTCTACGTCAGGCCGGAGCTCCTCAAGGAGAGCTTTGGCATGGATGTCTCGCACAGCATGGCACGGCAGTTGCTGTCGCCCCGCGAAGGCACCATGGCCATGTCCGAGCAAAAGATCGATCCCGAATTCCTGCGTCTCCTGCGCGATTTGTTCGAGATGAAGTTTACCGGCCCGAGGGATCTTCCGCTCGCGGCCGCCCGCATCATCGAGCTCCTCGTGCTCTCCGTCGATGCCATCGACCGCGGCGGCAAGGCTGAGGAGCAATCGATTGTTTTCACCGCCCGCGAACTCGCCATGTTCGATCGCGCACGGGACGTTCTGGCGAGCGACTTCTCGGAATCGCAGACCATTCCGAGATTGGCCCGGAAGCTCGGCACGAACGCGACCAAGCTGAAAAGCGGATTTCGGCTACTGTATGGGACGACGATCTTCGCATATCGCAACCGCCATCGCATGCGTTGCGCCATGCAATTGCTGGCGGAAAGCGACACACCGATAGCCACTGTCGCCCAAGCTGTCGGCTTTCGGCATCAGGCCAGCTTCACGTCGGCATTTCGCGCGCATTTCGGGTTGACGCCGAAGCAGGCGCGCCAGCGGTTGGTGCCCACGGACCCGCCCTGA